From the Streptomyces sp. KMM 9044 genome, one window contains:
- a CDS encoding CDP-glycerol glycerophosphotransferase family protein: protein MISTAIRVARVGSAAELAAAALMMLGFPCLMLAAIVPNVPAFAAAAAVTYLADHYLHRRGSYLVNRLSKVRAGLSIRFLIRQLLLILLLARMSLADNLIYYGAIACFITFYGLQAPHGALTTLIRNRRRMPVATRNVDLASRIRIPDAPPRALMNRAAEKMLHLDLAAVVGILLAAALDSAVIGFAGIGITVLLGLLYVLGLVPYVRGRRIPPKADQVLVAVDDWLREYRPQTVLYFSGSKDSAYQVNMWLETMEQLDTRPLVVLRERVILNNLAPTTVPVVCVPGGVHLMNLDLSSVRVALYAANVGKNIHLLRVPTMKHVFIGHGDSDKLASVNPFSKVYDEVWTAGRAGRDRYAIADVGVRDDDIVEVGRPQLAPIETRQATAAGSAEGRCPTVLYAPTWEGWDDNPGNTSLLLAGENIVKRLVTADPAVRVLYKPHPFTGTRSAQALAAHLRITALIEQAAAERAADPRLTADPAAQDRARGELARIEARLAELTGSADKGDEAEASRDGVIDVALHEETTRLRAEWDTAYWSSFPDWEHRVITGAEPRLYDCFNVSDAMVSDISSVVSDFIASGKPYAVTDSAGLGLEEFKRQNTAVRAAVILSNDAAQLAELLEAVRTPEADSLAGERGELKRYLLGPDEPTSIDQFNAAVAQLARKAETRNLGQESRTTVGGPDVEPVDALPAPSASVTGEPDATGAN, encoded by the coding sequence TTGATATCCACCGCTATTCGCGTCGCCCGGGTGGGCAGCGCGGCCGAACTGGCCGCGGCGGCCCTCATGATGCTGGGCTTCCCCTGTCTCATGCTGGCCGCGATCGTCCCGAACGTCCCCGCCTTCGCGGCAGCGGCCGCCGTGACGTACCTGGCGGACCACTATCTGCACCGCAGGGGCAGCTACCTGGTCAACCGCCTCAGCAAGGTGCGGGCGGGCCTGTCGATCCGCTTCCTGATCCGGCAGCTGCTGCTGATCCTGCTCCTGGCCCGGATGTCCCTCGCGGACAACCTGATCTACTACGGGGCGATCGCCTGCTTCATCACGTTCTACGGTCTGCAGGCCCCGCACGGTGCGCTGACCACGTTGATCCGCAACCGGCGGCGCATGCCGGTGGCCACCCGCAACGTGGACCTGGCCTCCCGCATCCGGATCCCGGACGCGCCGCCGCGCGCGCTGATGAACCGCGCCGCGGAGAAGATGCTCCACCTCGACCTGGCGGCGGTCGTCGGCATACTCCTCGCCGCCGCCCTCGACTCGGCCGTCATCGGCTTCGCCGGCATCGGCATCACGGTGCTGCTGGGCCTCCTGTACGTGCTGGGCCTGGTGCCCTACGTGCGCGGCCGGCGGATACCGCCGAAGGCCGACCAGGTTCTGGTGGCGGTCGACGACTGGCTGCGCGAGTACCGGCCGCAGACGGTGCTGTACTTCTCCGGCTCCAAGGACTCCGCGTACCAGGTCAACATGTGGCTGGAGACCATGGAGCAGCTGGACACGCGGCCGTTGGTCGTCCTGCGCGAGCGGGTCATACTGAACAACCTGGCCCCCACCACGGTCCCGGTCGTCTGCGTGCCCGGAGGGGTGCACCTGATGAACCTGGACCTGTCCTCGGTGCGGGTCGCGCTGTACGCGGCGAACGTCGGCAAGAACATCCACCTGCTGCGCGTACCGACCATGAAGCACGTCTTCATCGGTCACGGCGACAGCGACAAGCTCGCCAGCGTCAACCCGTTCAGCAAGGTCTACGACGAGGTGTGGACGGCCGGCCGTGCGGGCCGCGACCGCTACGCCATCGCCGACGTCGGCGTCCGTGACGACGACATCGTCGAGGTCGGCCGCCCGCAGCTGGCCCCCATCGAGACCCGGCAGGCCACGGCCGCGGGCTCCGCCGAGGGGCGCTGCCCGACGGTCCTGTACGCCCCCACCTGGGAGGGCTGGGACGACAACCCGGGCAACACCTCGCTCCTGCTGGCCGGTGAGAACATCGTGAAGCGGCTGGTCACGGCCGACCCCGCGGTCCGTGTCCTCTACAAGCCGCACCCCTTCACCGGCACCCGCAGCGCGCAGGCCCTGGCCGCCCACCTGCGGATCACCGCGCTGATCGAGCAGGCCGCCGCCGAGCGCGCCGCCGACCCCCGTCTCACCGCCGACCCGGCGGCGCAGGACCGGGCGCGGGGCGAACTGGCCCGTATCGAGGCCCGGCTGGCCGAACTGACCGGCTCCGCCGACAAGGGCGACGAGGCCGAGGCCAGTCGCGACGGCGTGATCGACGTGGCCCTGCACGAGGAGACCACCCGGCTGCGCGCCGAGTGGGACACCGCGTACTGGAGTTCCTTCCCCGACTGGGAGCACCGCGTCATCACGGGGGCCGAGCCGCGCCTGTACGACTGCTTCAACGTCTCCGACGCGATGGTCTCCGACATCTCCAGCGTCGTCTCCGACTTCATCGCCAGCGGCAAGCCGTACGCCGTCACCGACTCGGCCGGGCTGGGCCTGGAGGAGTTCAAGCGGCAGAACACGGCGGTGCGCGCCGCGGTGATCCTGTCCAACGACGCGGCCCAGCTGGCCGAGCTGCTCGAGGCGGTCCGCACCCCGGAGGCCGACTCCCTGGCCGGAGAGCGGGGCGAGCTCAAGCGCTACCTGCTGGGTCCGGACGAACCGACGTCCATCGACCAGTTCAACGCGGCGGTCGCACAGCTCGCCCGCAAGGCCGAGACGCGCAACCTCGGCCAGGAGTCCCGGACCACGGTCGGCGGCCCGGACGTGGAGCCGGTGGACGCACTGCCCGCACCGTCGGCGTCCGTCACCGGCGAGCCGGACGCCACCGGAGCGAACTGA
- a CDS encoding glycosyltransferase family 2 protein produces MTVAQPDVTVVIGAYEAMPYLIDCLASVEAQTIDPERVEVVAVDDGSTDGTGEYLEEFTDRAPMRVTVIRQANSGGPSGPRNVGLGRASGRYVFFLDADDRLGPEALERMVAMADRAGTDVVLGRVEGVNRGAPKSMWGRTVERTDVHSSNIMFTLSAQKLFRRALLDRHGLRFDESLYTGEDALFTMEAYLRADGVSVVADHTCYYLVGRDDGKHVTKSGRYTLRFDSARLLTNLIADLVPEGPQRDRLMVRPFTVTLLPQFGPRFLKDSDQVRRHKLELAKPLTDAHWTEDVAQHLKVEERLRLHLVAEQRLGLLTETVKFTASKKQAPALLERRGRRVYLAYPHFRDRAAGIPDSVYLAAPREARAFPGYREGGTVTVLRRAARRARRLLVPGEKVTPEGPTSTAA; encoded by the coding sequence GTGACCGTGGCGCAGCCTGATGTCACCGTGGTCATCGGGGCGTACGAAGCGATGCCGTACCTGATCGACTGCCTCGCCTCGGTGGAGGCGCAGACCATCGACCCGGAGCGCGTCGAGGTCGTCGCCGTGGACGACGGCTCGACGGACGGCACGGGGGAGTACCTGGAGGAGTTCACGGACCGCGCGCCCATGCGGGTCACCGTGATCCGGCAGGCGAACTCGGGCGGCCCCAGCGGCCCGCGCAACGTCGGTCTGGGCAGGGCCTCCGGGCGCTACGTGTTCTTCCTGGACGCCGACGACCGGCTGGGCCCCGAGGCCCTCGAGCGGATGGTCGCCATGGCCGACCGGGCCGGCACCGATGTCGTCCTGGGTCGGGTCGAGGGCGTCAACCGCGGCGCCCCGAAGTCGATGTGGGGCCGCACGGTGGAGCGCACCGACGTGCACTCCTCCAACATCATGTTCACCCTCAGTGCGCAGAAGCTGTTCCGCCGCGCCCTGCTGGACCGGCACGGCTTACGGTTCGACGAGTCGCTCTACACCGGTGAGGACGCGCTGTTCACCATGGAGGCGTACCTCAGGGCGGACGGCGTCTCCGTGGTCGCCGACCACACCTGCTACTACCTGGTGGGCCGCGACGACGGCAAGCACGTGACCAAGAGCGGGAGGTACACCCTGAGGTTCGACTCCGCCCGCCTCCTGACGAACCTGATCGCCGACCTCGTCCCCGAGGGCCCGCAGCGTGACCGGCTGATGGTGCGGCCCTTCACCGTCACCCTGCTCCCGCAGTTCGGCCCCCGGTTCCTCAAGGACAGCGACCAGGTGCGGCGGCACAAACTGGAACTGGCGAAGCCGCTGACGGACGCCCACTGGACCGAGGACGTCGCCCAGCACCTGAAGGTCGAGGAACGGCTGCGGCTGCACCTGGTGGCCGAGCAGCGGCTCGGACTCCTCACCGAGACGGTGAAGTTCACGGCGTCGAAGAAGCAGGCGCCGGCCCTGCTGGAGCGGCGGGGCCGGCGCGTCTACCTCGCCTACCCGCACTTCCGCGACCGGGCGGCGGGCATCCCCGACTCCGTCTACCTCGCCGCGCCCCGTGAGGCCCGCGCCTTCCCCGGCTACCGCGAGGGCGGCACGGTCACCGTCCTGCGCCGCGCCGCCCGCCGGGCCCGCCGCCTGCTGGTCCCCGGCGAGAAGGTCACGCCGGAGGGCCCGACCTCGACGGCGGCGTGA